In the Helianthus annuus cultivar XRQ/B chromosome 11, HanXRQr2.0-SUNRISE, whole genome shotgun sequence genome, one interval contains:
- the LOC110889945 gene encoding G-type lectin S-receptor-like serine/threonine-protein kinase At4g27290 isoform X1, which yields MEDRSVTKTKMLLAFLVLYASTTCSQCDAAGTISASQTVRYNETIVSPQETFELGFFSPGNSTNHYVGIWYKKISIKTVVWVANRNAPLRDANGKLTLTLQGVLILRDTTMGTIVWSSENSSTTSVMNPIGQLLDTGNFIIYEEGDDHNQEDPIWQSFDFLTDTLLPGMKNGKNLVTGIERYYTSWKSEDDPAAGDFSVRLDSRGYPELLLLRDGQEIKFRSGPWNGLRFSGNPNMKPNPIYKYTFVVNQREIYYQYNLVNTSVYTRLVVQPTGHIERLLWHDSKQKWDFHSDPESDHCDQYAVCGPFASCNIYNSPVCSCLKGFEPISPDEWRVADSTHGCRRTARLDCGPGDGFIRYTNLKLPETQRSWYNQTMTLVECEKMCKTNCSCTAYTYSNISGTGSGCLLWFGNLTDIRTFAENGDTLYVRVSASELDSIKNSKSSGAGRRVRVLVPMALVVLAMLLSMCLFYRYNMKKKQQQETSGNNEDLELPLFGLSTLLKATNNFSINNKLGEGGFGLVYKGVLKGEQEIAVKRLAKTSTQGLHEFKNEVILISKLQHRNLVKLLGYCIEGAEKMLIYEYMPNKGLDSIIFDKTQSELLDWPARYHIILGIARGLLYLHQDSRLRIIHRDLKVSNILLDTDMNPKISDFGLARIFGGNQLEANTNRVVGTYGYMAPKYAGSGIFSIKSDVYSFGVLVLEIVCGEKNKEFVYKDNWNNLLGYVWVLHNEGESLQLVAKCLGESVNVSQVLRSIHVGLLCVQRHPEDRPTMTSVIMMLGSEGPLPSPKEPGFYVGKTKQDTNQSSCSYGTGSNNELSITMLNGR from the exons ATGGAGGATAGAAGTGTTACCAAGACCAAGATGCTGCTTGCCTTCCTGGTGCTTTATGCATCAACAACTTGTTCCCAATGCGATGCTGCAGGCACCATATCTGCAAGCCAAACCGTTAGATATAATGAAACCATTGTTTCACCACAAGAAACTTTTGAACTTGGTTTCTTTAGCCCGGGTAACTCCACGAACCATTATGTCGGAATTTGGTACAAGAAAATATCAATCAAAACCGTAGTATGGGTAGCCAACCGGAACGCCCCGCTCAGGGATGCCAATGGCAAGCTAACTCTCACCCTTCAGGGAGTTCTTATTCTCCGGGACACCACCATGGGGACTATCGTTTGGTCGTCAGAGAACTCATCAACAACATCAGTGATGAATCCTATTGGTCAACTTCTTGATACAGGAAACTTTATAATCTACGAGGAAGGTGATGATCACAATCAAGAAGATCCCATATGGCAAAGTTTTGACTTTCTGACAGACACTTTACTTCCTGGAATGAAGAATGGCAAGAATTTGGTTACAGGAATTGAAAGATACTACACATCATGGAAATCTGAAGATGATCCTGCTGCCGGTGATTTTTCTGTTAGGCTTGATAGCAGAGGCTACCCTGAGTTGCTGCTCCTAAGGGATGGCCAGGAGATAAAATTCCGCTCAGGTCCATGGAATGGACTCAGGTTTAGCGGGAATCCTAATATGAAGCCGAACCCGATTTACAAGTATACCTTTGTTGTTAATCAGAGAGAAATTTACTAccaatataatcttgtaaataCTTCAGTTTATACGAGGCTCGTGGTACAACCAACTGGTCATATAGAGCGCCTGTTGTGGCATGATAGCAAACAAAAATGGGACTTTCATTCGGACCCAGAAAGTGATCACTGTGATCAATACGCAGTGTGCGGGCCGTTCGCAAGCTGCAACATTTACAACTCCCCAGTTTGTTCATGTTTGAAGGGGTTTGAACCAATATCTCCTGATGAGTGGAGAGTTGCAGATTCCACCCATGGGTGTCGGCGTACTGCCCGTTTGGATTGTGGACCTGGGGATGGGTTCATCAGATATACAAATTTGAAGTTACCCGAAACGCAGAGGTCATGGTATAACCAGACGATGACCCTTGTAGAGTGTGAGAAGATGTGTAAAACAAATTGTTCGTGTACGGCTTACACATATTCGAATATATCAGGGACTGGGAGTGGTTGCTTGCTGTGGTTTGGCAATCTAACTGATATCAGAACGTTTGCTGAAAATGGGGACACTCTTTATGTACGAGTGTCAGCTTCAGAGTTAG ACTCAATAAAAAACAGTAAAAGCTCAGGTGCAGGGAGAAGAGTACGAGTCCTAGTCCCAATGGCACTTGTAGTTTTGGCCATGCTACTTTCAATGTGCTTATTTTATCGTTATAATATGAAGAAGAAACAGCAACAAG AGACATCAGGAAACAATGAAGATCTAGAGCTACCACTATTTGGTTTGTCTACATTACTTAAAGCTACAAACAACTTTTCAATCAACAACAAACTTGGAGAGGGAGGATTTGGACTAGTTTACAAG GGTGTACTAAAAGGGGAGCAGGAAATAGCAGTGAAGCGTCTAGCAAAAACATCAACTCAAGGACTTCACGAGTTCAAGAATGAAGTCATCTTGATATCAAAACTACAACATCGGAATTTGGTCAAGCTCCTGGGCTACTGTATAGAGGGAGCAGAAAAGATGCTGATTTATGAATACATGCCAAACAAAGGCCTTGATTCAATCATATTCG ATAAAACTCAAAGTGAACTCCTTGATTGGCCTGCACGATATCACATAATTCTTGGAATTGCTCGTGGGCTTCTTTACCTTCACCAGGATTCTCGGCTCCGAATCATACATAGAGACCTCAAAGTCAGCAATATTTTGCTTGACACAGATATGAACCCAAAGATATCGGATTTTGGCTTGGCTAGAATTTTTGGAGGAAATCAGTTAGAGGCAAATACAAACAGAGTGGTTGGAACATA TGGCTACATGGCGCCAAAGTATGCCGGAAGTGGTATATTTTCGATAAAATCAGACGTATATAGCTTTGGGGTATTAGTGCTTGAAATTGTTTGTGGGGAAAAAAACAAAGAGTTCGTCTACAAAGACAATTGGAACAACCTTTTGGGATAT GTATGGGTACTCCATAATGAAGGTGAATCCTTGCAATTAGTTGCCAAGTGCCTAGGTGAATCAGTCAATGTGTCTCAGGTTCTACGCTCAATCCATGTTGGTTTGTTGTGTGTTCAACGTCACCCGGAAGATAGACCCACAATGACTTCTGTGATCATGATGTTGGGGAGTGAGGGTCCATTGCCTTCACCTAAAGAGCCgggattttatgttggaaaaACTAAGCAAGATACTAATCAATCTTCATGTTCATATGGAACAGGTTCTAACAATGAACTAAGCATTACAATGTTGAATGGTAGATAA
- the LOC110888000 gene encoding protein FAM98B-like — translation MGGSGDEWRQWWLVMGGGGGGVSAVGGGVGGGGAWWWVTAVVGMVGGSGGGVLVVGGGGGGVGSGGGWGHGRRVVVAGGRRCRRWSVAEGDSNGGWRWVAVVGGGAGYWPRSAVAPVVSGGR, via the coding sequence ATGGGTGGCAGTGGTGATGAGTGGCGGCAGTGGTGGTTGGTgatgggtggtggcggtggtggtgtgTCGGCGGTGGGTGGTGGCGTAGGTGGCGGGGGCGCGTGGTGGTGGGTGACGGCAGTGGTGGGAATGGTGGGTGGTAGCGGTGGGGGTgtgttggtggtgggtggtggtggtggtggcgtagGCAGCGGTGGCGGGTGGGGGCACGGGCGGAgggtggtggtggcgggtggcCGACGGTGTCGGCGTTGGTCGGTGGCAGAGGGTGACAGCAACGGTGGGTGGCGGTGGGTAGCGGTGGTCGGTGGTGGTGCCGGGTATTGGCCAAGGTCAGCTGTGGCGCCGGTGGTCAGTGGTGGACGGTAA
- the LOC110889945 gene encoding G-type lectin S-receptor-like serine/threonine-protein kinase At4g27290 isoform X2 — MEDRSVTKTKMLLAFLVLYASTTCSQCDAAGTISASQTVRYNETIVSPQETFELGFFSPGNSTNHYVGIWYKKISIKTVVWVANRNAPLRDANGKLTLTLQGVLILRDTTMGTIVWSSENSSTTSVMNPIGQLLDTGNFIIYEEGDDHNQEDPIWQSFDFLTDTLLPGMKNGKNLVTGIERYYTSWKSEDDPAAGDFSVRLDSRGYPELLLLRDGQEIKFRSGPWNGLRFSGNPNMKPNPIYKYTFVVNQREIYYQYNLVNTSVYTRLVVQPTGHIERLLWHDSKQKWDFHSDPESDHCDQYAVCGPFASCNIYNSPVCSCLKGFEPISPDEWRVADSTHGCRRTARLDCGPGDGFIRYTNLKLPETQRSWYNQTMTLVECEKMCKTNCSCTAYTYSNISGTGSGCLLWFGNLTDIRTFAENGDTLYVRVSASELETSGNNEDLELPLFGLSTLLKATNNFSINNKLGEGGFGLVYKGVLKGEQEIAVKRLAKTSTQGLHEFKNEVILISKLQHRNLVKLLGYCIEGAEKMLIYEYMPNKGLDSIIFDKTQSELLDWPARYHIILGIARGLLYLHQDSRLRIIHRDLKVSNILLDTDMNPKISDFGLARIFGGNQLEANTNRVVGTYGYMAPKYAGSGIFSIKSDVYSFGVLVLEIVCGEKNKEFVYKDNWNNLLGYVWVLHNEGESLQLVAKCLGESVNVSQVLRSIHVGLLCVQRHPEDRPTMTSVIMMLGSEGPLPSPKEPGFYVGKTKQDTNQSSCSYGTGSNNELSITMLNGR, encoded by the exons ATGGAGGATAGAAGTGTTACCAAGACCAAGATGCTGCTTGCCTTCCTGGTGCTTTATGCATCAACAACTTGTTCCCAATGCGATGCTGCAGGCACCATATCTGCAAGCCAAACCGTTAGATATAATGAAACCATTGTTTCACCACAAGAAACTTTTGAACTTGGTTTCTTTAGCCCGGGTAACTCCACGAACCATTATGTCGGAATTTGGTACAAGAAAATATCAATCAAAACCGTAGTATGGGTAGCCAACCGGAACGCCCCGCTCAGGGATGCCAATGGCAAGCTAACTCTCACCCTTCAGGGAGTTCTTATTCTCCGGGACACCACCATGGGGACTATCGTTTGGTCGTCAGAGAACTCATCAACAACATCAGTGATGAATCCTATTGGTCAACTTCTTGATACAGGAAACTTTATAATCTACGAGGAAGGTGATGATCACAATCAAGAAGATCCCATATGGCAAAGTTTTGACTTTCTGACAGACACTTTACTTCCTGGAATGAAGAATGGCAAGAATTTGGTTACAGGAATTGAAAGATACTACACATCATGGAAATCTGAAGATGATCCTGCTGCCGGTGATTTTTCTGTTAGGCTTGATAGCAGAGGCTACCCTGAGTTGCTGCTCCTAAGGGATGGCCAGGAGATAAAATTCCGCTCAGGTCCATGGAATGGACTCAGGTTTAGCGGGAATCCTAATATGAAGCCGAACCCGATTTACAAGTATACCTTTGTTGTTAATCAGAGAGAAATTTACTAccaatataatcttgtaaataCTTCAGTTTATACGAGGCTCGTGGTACAACCAACTGGTCATATAGAGCGCCTGTTGTGGCATGATAGCAAACAAAAATGGGACTTTCATTCGGACCCAGAAAGTGATCACTGTGATCAATACGCAGTGTGCGGGCCGTTCGCAAGCTGCAACATTTACAACTCCCCAGTTTGTTCATGTTTGAAGGGGTTTGAACCAATATCTCCTGATGAGTGGAGAGTTGCAGATTCCACCCATGGGTGTCGGCGTACTGCCCGTTTGGATTGTGGACCTGGGGATGGGTTCATCAGATATACAAATTTGAAGTTACCCGAAACGCAGAGGTCATGGTATAACCAGACGATGACCCTTGTAGAGTGTGAGAAGATGTGTAAAACAAATTGTTCGTGTACGGCTTACACATATTCGAATATATCAGGGACTGGGAGTGGTTGCTTGCTGTGGTTTGGCAATCTAACTGATATCAGAACGTTTGCTGAAAATGGGGACACTCTTTATGTACGAGTGTCAGCTTCAGAGTTAG AGACATCAGGAAACAATGAAGATCTAGAGCTACCACTATTTGGTTTGTCTACATTACTTAAAGCTACAAACAACTTTTCAATCAACAACAAACTTGGAGAGGGAGGATTTGGACTAGTTTACAAG GGTGTACTAAAAGGGGAGCAGGAAATAGCAGTGAAGCGTCTAGCAAAAACATCAACTCAAGGACTTCACGAGTTCAAGAATGAAGTCATCTTGATATCAAAACTACAACATCGGAATTTGGTCAAGCTCCTGGGCTACTGTATAGAGGGAGCAGAAAAGATGCTGATTTATGAATACATGCCAAACAAAGGCCTTGATTCAATCATATTCG ATAAAACTCAAAGTGAACTCCTTGATTGGCCTGCACGATATCACATAATTCTTGGAATTGCTCGTGGGCTTCTTTACCTTCACCAGGATTCTCGGCTCCGAATCATACATAGAGACCTCAAAGTCAGCAATATTTTGCTTGACACAGATATGAACCCAAAGATATCGGATTTTGGCTTGGCTAGAATTTTTGGAGGAAATCAGTTAGAGGCAAATACAAACAGAGTGGTTGGAACATA TGGCTACATGGCGCCAAAGTATGCCGGAAGTGGTATATTTTCGATAAAATCAGACGTATATAGCTTTGGGGTATTAGTGCTTGAAATTGTTTGTGGGGAAAAAAACAAAGAGTTCGTCTACAAAGACAATTGGAACAACCTTTTGGGATAT GTATGGGTACTCCATAATGAAGGTGAATCCTTGCAATTAGTTGCCAAGTGCCTAGGTGAATCAGTCAATGTGTCTCAGGTTCTACGCTCAATCCATGTTGGTTTGTTGTGTGTTCAACGTCACCCGGAAGATAGACCCACAATGACTTCTGTGATCATGATGTTGGGGAGTGAGGGTCCATTGCCTTCACCTAAAGAGCCgggattttatgttggaaaaACTAAGCAAGATACTAATCAATCTTCATGTTCATATGGAACAGGTTCTAACAATGAACTAAGCATTACAATGTTGAATGGTAGATAA